A single Papaver somniferum cultivar HN1 unplaced genomic scaffold, ASM357369v1 unplaced-scaffold_85, whole genome shotgun sequence DNA region contains:
- the LOC113345988 gene encoding uncharacterized protein LOC113345988 isoform X1 encodes MAAWMAFARTATKTSNQIISSANQSLKLIFQRRQLCNLACDKDPHGPPMAKSYAGFKFCAAVIYIGFWGYAIFGEVPKKKKKFKIVTVNDGVRDRRAIVEYRSFYHFGF; translated from the exons ATGGCAGCTTGGATGGCTTTTGCTCGTACAGCAACTAAAACATCAAATCAAATAATATCATCGGCGAATCAATCTTTGAAACTAATATTCCAGCGTCGGCAACTATGTAATCTAGCTTGTGATAAAG ATCCTCATGGACCACCAATGGCTAAGTCATATGCAGGTTTCAAGTTTTGT GCGGCAGTAATTTACATAGGGTTCTGGGGATATGCCATCTTTGGAGAAGTgcccaaaaagaagaagaagtttaagATTGTTACGGTAAACGATGGAGTGAGAGATCGACGAGCTATCGTGGAATATCGCTCCTTCTATCATTTTGGGTTTTAG
- the LOC113345988 gene encoding uncharacterized protein LOC113345988 isoform X2, whose protein sequence is MAAWMAFARTATKTSNQIISSANQSLKLIFQRRQLCNLACDKGKAYMKSTTLLSIYLLFFGSKRSIARFQVLCGSNLHRVLGICHLWRSAQKEEEV, encoded by the exons ATGGCAGCTTGGATGGCTTTTGCTCGTACAGCAACTAAAACATCAAATCAAATAATATCATCGGCGAATCAATCTTTGAAACTAATATTCCAGCGTCGGCAACTATGTAATCTAGCTTGTGATAAAGGTAAAGCATACATGAAGTCAACTACTCTCCTTTCCATATATCTCCTCTTTTTTGGCTCGAAGCGCTCGATCGCGAG GTTTCAAGTTTTGT GCGGCAGTAATTTACATAGGGTTCTGGGGATATGCCATCTTTGGAGAAGTgcccaaaaagaagaagaagtttaa